One genomic window of Streptomyces sp. NBC_01276 includes the following:
- a CDS encoding 3-oxoacyl-ACP reductase: protein MSNEEIICRRLVGRTAVITGAGSGIGLATARRLASEGANVVCADIDPAAGKAAAEEVGGTFVQVDVTDQEQVEALFKTAFDTYGSVDIAFNNAGISPPDDDSILTTGLDAWRRVQDVNLTSVYLCCKAALPYMQRQGRGSIINTASFVAIMGAATSQISYTASKGGVLAMSRELGVQFAREGIRVNALCPGPVNTPLLQELFAKDPERAARRLVHIPLGRFAEPTEIAAAVAFLASDDSSFINATDFLVDGGISGAYVTPL from the coding sequence ATGTCGAACGAAGAGATCATCTGCCGCCGCCTCGTCGGCCGCACCGCCGTCATCACCGGAGCCGGCAGCGGCATCGGCCTCGCCACCGCCCGCCGCCTGGCCTCCGAAGGGGCCAACGTCGTCTGCGCCGACATCGACCCGGCCGCCGGCAAGGCCGCCGCCGAAGAGGTCGGCGGCACCTTCGTCCAGGTGGACGTCACCGACCAGGAGCAGGTCGAGGCCCTCTTCAAGACCGCCTTCGACACCTACGGCTCCGTCGACATCGCCTTCAACAACGCGGGCATCTCGCCCCCGGACGACGACTCCATCCTCACCACCGGGCTCGACGCCTGGCGCCGCGTCCAGGACGTCAACCTCACCTCCGTCTACCTGTGCTGCAAGGCCGCCCTGCCCTACATGCAGCGCCAGGGCCGCGGCTCCATCATCAACACCGCCTCCTTCGTGGCCATCATGGGAGCGGCCACCTCCCAGATCTCCTACACCGCCTCCAAGGGCGGCGTCCTGGCCATGTCCCGCGAACTCGGCGTCCAGTTCGCCCGCGAGGGCATCCGCGTCAACGCCCTGTGCCCGGGGCCGGTCAACACCCCCCTGCTCCAAGAACTGTTCGCCAAGGACCCCGAGCGGGCCGCCCGCCGCCTCGTGCACATCCCCCTCGGCCGGTTCGCCGAGCCCACCGAGATCGCCGCCGCCGTGGCCTTCCTCGCCAGCGACGACTCCTCCTTCATCAACGCCACCGACTTCCTCGTCGACGGCGGTATCTCCGGCGCGTACGTGACTCCCCTCTAA